The Pseudomonas baetica genome includes a region encoding these proteins:
- a CDS encoding RAQPRD family integrative conjugative element protein, protein MSVFPIRFLMLTLIAAHSDSYAAGEQEQQLTLLIRQLDTLDTLVQRASRFEAPESNTRYRFDYPHLTHDIQRIRQGVKGYLSPSRAQPRDPSELVGDYRLDTPPAEPSP, encoded by the coding sequence ATGTCCGTTTTTCCTATTCGTTTTCTCATGCTCACTCTGATCGCGGCTCACAGCGACAGCTATGCAGCGGGAGAGCAGGAGCAGCAGCTCACTCTACTCATCCGACAGCTCGATACCCTCGACACGTTGGTACAACGGGCGTCACGTTTTGAAGCACCAGAATCAAATACACGTTATCGCTTTGACTACCCTCACCTGACTCACGATATCCAGCGCATTCGCCAAGGTGTGAAGGGCTATCTATCCCCTTCCCGCGCTCAACCCCGCGATCCCAGTGAACTGGTCGGTGATTACCGCCTCGACACTCCGCCCGCGGAGCCTTCGCCATGA
- a CDS encoding TIGR03758 family integrating conjugative element protein, giving the protein MSMTDAQTSAFQNASGFSPQSSSTLWLSLVLVLALLWCAWVMWTAYRGWATGSVRFGAFGGSAARVLLALLVLMFFTLS; this is encoded by the coding sequence ATGAGCATGACTGACGCCCAAACCTCAGCGTTCCAAAACGCCTCCGGTTTCTCCCCGCAGAGCAGCTCGACGCTCTGGCTATCCCTGGTTCTCGTTCTGGCATTGCTTTGGTGCGCCTGGGTGATGTGGACGGCTTACCGGGGATGGGCGACAGGCAGTGTGCGCTTCGGCGCGTTTGGCGGCAGTGCCGCGCGCGTGCTGCTCGCATTGTTGGTCCTGATGTTCTTCACCCTGTCCTAA